A stretch of the Candidatus Binataceae bacterium genome encodes the following:
- the rho gene encoding transcription termination factor Rho, with the protein MNLKALKGAKITELAGIARDYNIEGAANMRKQEMIFAILQAQAQRNGSILGEGVLEILPDGFGFLRAPDYNYLPGPDDIYISPSQIRRFNLRTGDITSGLIRPPKEGERYFALLKVESINYEEPEKARDKILFDNLTPLYPEERIKLEYNHEDYTTRIIDLVAPIGKGQRGLIVAAPFTGKTMMLQAIAKAIAHNHPEIILIVLLVDERPEEVTDMLRSVQGEVVSSTFDEPPTRHVQVAEMVIERARRLVEHGRDVVILLDSITRLARAYNTVVPPSGKILSGGVDSNALHKPKKFFGAARNTEDGGSLTIIATALVDTGSRMDEVIFEEFKGTGNQQIALDRRLLEKRIFPTIDIQRSSTRKEELLLPRSTLNRVWILRKLLSQLNAVESMEFLLDKMQGTKTNEEFLESMNA; encoded by the coding sequence CTGAATCTCAAGGCGCTCAAGGGCGCGAAGATCACGGAACTGGCCGGCATCGCGCGCGATTACAATATCGAAGGCGCGGCCAACATGCGCAAGCAGGAGATGATTTTCGCCATCCTGCAGGCGCAGGCGCAGCGCAATGGTTCGATTCTCGGCGAAGGCGTGCTGGAAATCCTGCCCGACGGCTTCGGCTTTCTGCGCGCACCGGACTACAATTATCTGCCGGGCCCCGACGACATTTATATCTCGCCGAGTCAGATCCGACGGTTCAATCTGCGCACCGGGGATATTACCTCGGGGTTGATTCGTCCGCCCAAAGAGGGCGAGCGCTACTTCGCGCTGCTCAAGGTTGAGTCGATCAACTATGAAGAGCCTGAGAAGGCGCGCGACAAGATTCTGTTCGACAATCTGACCCCGCTCTATCCTGAGGAGCGGATCAAGCTCGAATACAATCACGAGGATTACACCACGCGGATCATCGATCTGGTGGCGCCGATCGGCAAAGGGCAGCGCGGCTTAATCGTGGCGGCGCCGTTTACCGGCAAGACCATGATGCTGCAGGCGATCGCGAAAGCGATCGCGCATAACCATCCGGAAATTATCCTTATCGTTCTGCTGGTGGATGAGCGACCCGAAGAAGTCACCGACATGCTGCGTTCGGTGCAGGGCGAGGTGGTCAGTTCGACTTTTGACGAGCCGCCGACCCGCCACGTGCAAGTCGCCGAGATGGTGATCGAGCGCGCGCGGCGACTGGTCGAGCATGGTCGCGACGTCGTCATCCTGCTGGATTCGATCACACGCCTGGCGCGGGCCTACAACACGGTCGTGCCGCCCTCCGGCAAGATTCTCTCGGGCGGCGTCGACTCCAACGCGCTGCACAAGCCCAAGAAGTTTTTCGGCGCGGCGCGCAACACCGAGGACGGTGGCAGTCTCACGATCATCGCGACGGCGCTGGTTGATACCGGCAGCCGCATGGACGAGGTCATCTTCGAGGAATTCAAGGGCACCGGTAATCAACAGATCGCGTTGGATCGCCGCCTGCTCGAGAAGCGCATCTTCCCGACGATCGATATTCAGCGTTCGTCCACCCGCAAGGAAGAGTTGCTGCTGCCGCGCAGCACTTTGAACCGCGTCTGGATTCTGCGCAAGCTGCTGTCGCAGCTCAACGCGGTTGAATCGATGGAGTTCCTGCTCGACAAGATGCAGGGGACCAAGACCAACGAAGAGTTTTTGGAGTCGATGAACGCGTAG
- a CDS encoding GNAT family protein — MIDAHQERKALIADTEISLAGEAVALEPLTPAHCEALEKVAAEFAGKAADYPHSFVPLTPSEVRIYVATALAQRERGERYPFAIRFDHSIIGSTSYFPFFWSWPEHSPFAQRQAPDAIEIGATWIAPSTQRTRCNTEAKLLLLTHAFEEWQVHRVSLKTDERNQRSRNAIERIGAKFDGILRGDMPARDATTRNSAYYSIIANEWPAVRAELEARLARDARR; from the coding sequence ATGATCGACGCGCATCAGGAGCGGAAGGCGCTGATCGCGGATACGGAGATTTCGTTGGCCGGCGAGGCGGTCGCCCTTGAGCCGCTGACGCCGGCCCATTGCGAGGCGCTGGAAAAAGTCGCCGCCGAGTTTGCGGGCAAGGCCGCGGATTATCCGCACAGCTTCGTGCCGTTAACGCCGTCCGAGGTGCGAATCTACGTGGCCACCGCTCTGGCGCAACGGGAGCGCGGCGAACGCTATCCCTTCGCGATCCGCTTCGACCATTCGATCATCGGGTCGACCAGCTATTTCCCTTTCTTCTGGAGCTGGCCCGAACACTCGCCGTTCGCCCAACGCCAAGCGCCCGATGCCATCGAGATCGGCGCCACCTGGATTGCGCCTTCGACGCAGCGCACGCGATGCAATACCGAAGCGAAACTGCTGCTGCTGACGCACGCTTTCGAGGAATGGCAGGTTCATCGCGTGAGCCTCAAGACCGACGAGCGCAATCAGCGCTCGCGCAACGCAATCGAGCGGATCGGCGCGAAGTTCGACGGGATTTTGCGCGGCGACATGCCCGCCCGCGACGCGACCACAAGAAACTCGGCCTACTACTCGATTATCGCCAACGAATGGCCCGCGGTGAGAGCCGAATTGGAGGCGCGGCTTGCGCGGGACGCGCGGCGGTAA
- a CDS encoding DUF1329 domain-containing protein, with protein MQRFARVMAAAMLIALLPSRGWSQATDRSEMDQWLKDSQNQGELAIGTKVTIQNWQQYRNFLPLGMQEMFAGKYFWKIPPEAVLEVGPTVHDFLLKSWIERTEKYSPQTTVELLPNGHYVLHNYHGGTPFPNPSEPYKGWKVLANINWPAGPQMYVNGPNNYGSVWAIDRYGNVNATTLDVVYRVSTSDYISDPGIPASSLDYLPGVWYTEWLMEESPEQARYTASLNLFYIDQEKQPFPDTYVFVPALRRSLRLASTARCSPVFGFDWTYDDAKGNGFNGSTSIYTGDFLGDRKILTLAHFNQDGAIFPGGYLMPLGFPKPSWGKWEVRDMAIDDVHRISSEASGYCYSSRIMYADKEHWLGDWVDLFDSNHKLWKSISYYNGAGDVPGMGHMWEGISSSAMDFQNSHETVWCGFGNPWKRKPYIDINVPKEYFDGVKYGSPGGLQQIMR; from the coding sequence ATGCAGAGGTTCGCGCGCGTGATGGCGGCGGCGATGCTGATTGCATTACTGCCGTCGAGAGGGTGGTCGCAGGCGACCGATCGTAGCGAGATGGATCAGTGGCTCAAGGATTCGCAGAATCAGGGCGAACTCGCGATCGGCACGAAGGTCACCATTCAGAACTGGCAGCAGTACCGGAATTTTTTGCCGCTGGGCATGCAGGAGATGTTCGCCGGGAAGTACTTCTGGAAGATACCGCCGGAAGCCGTGCTAGAGGTGGGGCCGACAGTCCATGATTTCCTATTGAAGAGTTGGATCGAGCGGACCGAGAAGTATTCGCCACAAACCACGGTCGAGTTGCTTCCTAATGGCCATTACGTACTACACAACTACCATGGTGGGACGCCGTTCCCGAATCCGTCGGAGCCGTACAAGGGCTGGAAGGTGCTCGCGAATATCAACTGGCCGGCGGGACCGCAGATGTATGTCAATGGGCCGAATAACTACGGCTCGGTCTGGGCGATTGATCGCTATGGCAATGTCAATGCGACTACGCTGGATGTGGTCTACCGGGTGAGCACGAGTGACTATATCAGCGACCCAGGGATTCCCGCGTCGAGCCTCGATTACCTGCCCGGGGTATGGTACACGGAATGGCTCATGGAGGAGTCGCCGGAACAGGCGCGCTATACCGCGTCGTTAAATCTATTTTACATCGATCAGGAGAAGCAGCCATTTCCGGACACGTACGTATTCGTGCCGGCGTTGCGCCGATCGCTGCGCTTGGCGAGTACGGCGCGTTGTTCGCCGGTGTTCGGCTTTGACTGGACTTACGACGACGCCAAGGGCAACGGCTTTAATGGTAGCACCTCGATCTACACCGGCGATTTTCTGGGCGATCGCAAGATTTTAACGCTAGCGCACTTTAACCAGGACGGCGCGATCTTCCCGGGCGGTTACCTGATGCCGCTTGGATTCCCCAAACCCTCGTGGGGCAAATGGGAAGTGCGGGACATGGCGATCGACGATGTCCACCGGATTTCGAGCGAAGCGTCGGGCTACTGTTATTCGAGCCGGATCATGTATGCCGACAAGGAGCACTGGTTGGGCGACTGGGTTGATCTGTTCGACTCGAATCACAAGCTCTGGAAATCGATTTCGTATTACAACGGAGCCGGCGACGTGCCGGGGATGGGTCATATGTGGGAGGGCATTTCGTCGTCCGCGATGGATTTCCAGAACTCGCACGAGACGGTCTGGTGCGGATTCGGCAATCCCTGGAAGCGCAAGCCGTATATCGATATTAACGTGCCGAAAGAGTATTTCGACGGGGTCAAGTACGGGAGTCCGGGTGGGCTTCAGCAGATCATGCGCTGA
- a CDS encoding RluA family pseudouridine synthase → MDRPRILIAAAAHQRMRLDHFMAGALAPEYSRAQAARMIKAGRVTLNGASARVSATLRAGDRIEIGAPPEVTPAVASADAPEITVIYADDELIAVNKPAGMTVHQAPGHLHSTLVDGLLARFPELAAMAEPDGIMRPGIVHRLDKDTSGVMVVARTPFARTALARQFKERMVSKFYVALVRGVVAREQFTLAQPIGRHPTERQRMSVRSRTPRAAVSHVTVLWRGAGVTLVGVRPETGRTHQIRVHLAAAGHPCVGDTTYGSRETATHPMGRQALHAFALAVDHPRSGARLEFRAPLAEEIAKYMAALGLGAAGDLIERWVAAGE, encoded by the coding sequence TTGGATCGGCCGCGGATTTTGATCGCGGCTGCGGCCCATCAGCGGATGCGGCTCGATCACTTTATGGCCGGGGCGCTGGCGCCGGAGTATTCGCGGGCGCAGGCGGCGCGGATGATCAAAGCGGGCCGCGTGACGCTCAACGGCGCGAGTGCGCGAGTCTCGGCGACTTTGCGGGCGGGAGATCGGATCGAGATTGGCGCACCGCCCGAGGTGACGCCGGCAGTGGCGAGCGCGGACGCACCGGAAATCACCGTAATCTATGCCGACGACGAACTGATCGCGGTGAACAAGCCGGCCGGCATGACGGTCCATCAGGCGCCGGGCCATCTCCACTCGACTCTGGTCGATGGGCTGCTCGCGCGCTTTCCGGAGCTCGCCGCGATGGCCGAGCCCGACGGAATTATGCGGCCGGGGATTGTTCATCGGCTGGACAAGGACACGTCGGGCGTGATGGTGGTGGCGCGCACGCCATTTGCGCGCACCGCCTTGGCCAGGCAGTTCAAAGAGCGCATGGTCAGCAAGTTCTATGTCGCGCTCGTGCGCGGCGTCGTCGCGCGTGAGCAATTCACGCTCGCTCAGCCGATCGGACGCCATCCGACCGAACGCCAACGGATGTCGGTGCGGTCGCGCACGCCGCGCGCGGCGGTGAGCCATGTGACGGTGCTATGGCGCGGCGCGGGAGTAACGTTAGTCGGGGTGCGGCCCGAGACCGGGCGGACGCATCAGATTCGCGTGCATCTGGCGGCAGCCGGCCATCCCTGCGTCGGCGACACGACTTACGGTTCGCGCGAGACCGCGACCCATCCGATGGGGCGTCAGGCGCTGCATGCCTTCGCGTTGGCGGTGGACCATCCCCGCAGCGGCGCACGGCTCGAGTTTCGCGCCCCGCTGGCGGAGGAAATAGCGAAGTATATGGCGGCACTTGGGCTCGGTGCCGCGGGCGATCTGATCGAGCGATGGGTCGCGGCAGGGGAGTAA
- the sodC gene encoding superoxide dismutase [Cu-Zn] SodC produces the protein MISRLPLIASLSIAMTAIIAMMSAAHAAPPVTVTVNSISAAGVGPAIGSVTFADSKWGLLVTPNLSGLPAGVHGFHIHEKPACGPADHDGKMAAGFAAGGHLDPAATRHHKGPYGNGHAGDLPPLVVNADGKATTPVLAPRLLLKDVQGRAIMVHAGGDNYADEPEPLGGGGPRIACGVIP, from the coding sequence ATGATCTCAAGGCTCCCGCTGATTGCATCATTGTCTATCGCGATGACTGCGATAATCGCGATGATGTCGGCGGCTCATGCCGCGCCGCCGGTTACGGTGACCGTCAACTCGATTAGCGCCGCGGGCGTCGGGCCGGCGATCGGCTCTGTCACCTTCGCCGACAGCAAGTGGGGCCTGCTCGTCACGCCGAATCTTTCCGGTTTGCCCGCCGGCGTGCACGGCTTCCATATCCACGAAAAACCTGCGTGCGGGCCGGCCGATCATGACGGCAAAATGGCCGCCGGCTTCGCCGCTGGGGGGCATCTCGATCCCGCCGCGACCAGGCATCATAAGGGGCCCTATGGCAATGGGCATGCCGGCGACCTGCCGCCGCTGGTGGTAAACGCCGATGGCAAGGCGACGACGCCGGTGCTCGCGCCGCGCCTGCTGCTCAAGGATGTTCAGGGTCGCGCGATCATGGTTCATGCGGGCGGCGATAACTATGCCGACGAGCCTGAGCCGCTGGGCGGCGGCGGGCCGCGTATCGCATGCGGAGTAATTCCGTAG
- the leuD gene encoding 3-isopropylmalate dehydratase small subunit, translating to MQPFKNFTGLVAPLDRPNVDTDQIIPKQFLKAVLRSGLGATLFYDWRNQPDSQFVLSEPRFKAASILVARANFGCGSSREHAVWALADFGFRVIIAPSFADIFRNNCLKNGVLTIVLKPEEVEAIFLAIKRHEGYSLTIDLAGQKVTDEAGWSAHFAIDEFPKKCLLEGLDDIALTLAHESEIVAYETKHPTALR from the coding sequence ATGCAACCATTCAAGAATTTCACTGGATTAGTGGCGCCGTTGGATCGGCCCAACGTCGATACTGATCAGATTATCCCCAAGCAGTTTCTCAAGGCGGTGCTGCGCAGCGGACTGGGCGCGACGCTTTTTTATGACTGGCGCAATCAGCCCGACAGTCAGTTCGTGCTGTCGGAACCGCGCTTCAAGGCGGCGAGTATCCTGGTGGCGCGCGCCAACTTCGGCTGCGGCTCATCGCGCGAGCATGCGGTCTGGGCACTGGCCGATTTCGGCTTTCGCGTGATAATCGCGCCGTCGTTCGCCGATATTTTTCGCAACAACTGCCTCAAGAACGGCGTGCTGACGATTGTGCTCAAGCCGGAGGAGGTCGAAGCGATCTTTCTCGCGATCAAGCGCCACGAAGGCTACAGCCTGACGATCGATCTTGCGGGACAAAAGGTTACCGATGAGGCGGGCTGGTCGGCGCACTTCGCGATCGACGAATTCCCCAAGAAGTGCCTGCTCGAAGGACTCGACGATATCGCACTGACGCTGGCGCATGAGTCCGAGATCGTCGCCTACGAAACGAAGCATCCGACTGCTCTTCGGTGA
- a CDS encoding LLM class flavin-dependent oxidoreductase gives MDFGILWLASVDIRRDVAFAEASGFTHAWLGDTQMIWADVFQCLALCANDTSKIKLGTNVTNPSSRIAPVTACNFATLNVLAPGRVIMGIGTGNTCRRTLGMPAAKLAELRTHVEVCRGLWNRETVPYQEGDRRRQIRFLNPEAGLINLRDRIPVYLAGSGPKSLELAGEIGDGVILFGVVGDSLLEYTLGHVRRGAERAGKRLQDLYIVVATAFHLSKPGESFAEVQRAVGPLVTSECNIFALSVKDPHELPADIRDDLMTFKDAYRTPNTPIETRHLDLYSGYCVEFKPEHAPLVTDKMIKETTLTGSAEEIQVRIRKMTAAGVNQVAIAGDQTVIDEFNTQVIQGLT, from the coding sequence ATGGATTTCGGGATTCTTTGGCTCGCAAGTGTTGATATTCGCAGGGACGTCGCTTTCGCTGAGGCCAGTGGTTTCACACACGCCTGGCTGGGCGATACCCAGATGATCTGGGCTGATGTTTTTCAATGCTTGGCGCTGTGCGCGAACGACACCAGCAAGATCAAATTAGGCACCAACGTCACCAATCCTTCTTCCCGCATCGCTCCCGTGACCGCTTGCAACTTTGCCACGCTCAATGTGCTTGCTCCGGGCCGCGTGATTATGGGTATCGGCACGGGCAATACTTGCAGACGCACGCTGGGGATGCCCGCCGCCAAGCTCGCGGAGCTGCGGACCCACGTCGAGGTGTGTCGCGGCCTCTGGAACCGAGAGACCGTCCCCTATCAGGAAGGCGACCGGCGTCGGCAGATAAGGTTTCTCAACCCTGAGGCCGGTCTAATTAACCTGCGGGACCGGATCCCGGTTTACCTAGCAGGCAGTGGGCCCAAATCGCTCGAGTTGGCCGGGGAAATTGGCGACGGGGTGATCCTGTTCGGGGTGGTCGGCGACAGCCTGCTTGAATACACACTCGGCCACGTCCGGCGCGGCGCCGAGCGCGCGGGCAAGCGGCTTCAGGATCTTTATATTGTGGTTGCCACGGCGTTCCACCTGAGCAAACCTGGCGAGAGTTTCGCTGAGGTCCAACGAGCGGTAGGGCCTTTAGTCACGTCCGAATGCAATATCTTTGCGCTCTCGGTCAAAGACCCACACGAACTGCCCGCCGATATCCGCGATGATCTGATGACCTTCAAGGACGCGTATCGCACGCCCAACACGCCGATCGAGACGCGCCATCTCGACCTCTACTCCGGCTATTGCGTCGAGTTTAAGCCCGAACATGCGCCGCTCGTGACGGATAAAATGATTAAAGAGACCACTCTGACCGGCTCGGCCGAGGAGATTCAGGTGCGAATTCGAAAGATGACCGCGGCCGGGGTCAACCAGGTCGCGATCGCTGGGGACCAAACGGTGATCGACGAGTTCAATACGCAGGTGATTCAGGGGCTGACCTAG
- the leuC gene encoding 3-isopropylmalate dehydratase large subunit produces MAAQTLFEKIWNEHVVYEAPGSPALLYVDLHLVHEVTSPVAFESLTKLGRKVRRPDRTFATQDHNVPTTDRSLPILDPDSKLQIEMMRKNCRDFGIKLFDLGDREQGIVHIIGPELGLSQPGMTIVCGDSHTATHGAMGALAFGIGTSEVEHVLATQCLWQARPKTMEVRVEGELGLGVGAKDVILGIIGKITTDGGTGHVIEYRGSTIEHFSMEERMTVCNMTIEGGARAGMIAADQKTVDYLRGRRYVASGKEFDQAAARWLGFRTDAGAKFDKSVSFDAAAFAPQVTWGTNPGMVTEVTARVPDPSSFADAPQRRAAELALEYMGLRPGTPIEEIAVDLVFIGSCTNARISDLQAAAAIVKGRKVSSKVRALVVPGSQQVKAAAESLGLDRIFVEAGFEWRESGCSMCLGMNPDILAPGQRSASTSNRNFEGRQGKGGRTHLVSPIMAAAAAVTGHFVDVREWAKR; encoded by the coding sequence ATGGCCGCGCAGACGTTGTTTGAGAAAATCTGGAACGAACATGTCGTGTATGAAGCGCCCGGCAGTCCGGCGCTGCTCTATGTCGATCTGCATCTGGTGCATGAGGTGACTTCGCCGGTGGCCTTTGAGTCGCTGACGAAGCTGGGGCGCAAGGTGCGGCGGCCGGATCGCACCTTCGCGACACAAGATCATAACGTGCCGACGACCGATCGTTCGCTGCCGATTCTCGATCCCGATTCCAAGCTCCAGATCGAGATGATGCGCAAGAACTGCCGTGATTTCGGGATCAAGTTGTTTGACCTCGGCGATCGCGAGCAGGGCATCGTGCATATTATCGGACCCGAGCTGGGCCTGTCGCAGCCAGGCATGACGATCGTCTGTGGCGACAGCCATACCGCAACTCACGGTGCGATGGGTGCGCTGGCCTTCGGTATCGGCACCAGCGAAGTCGAACACGTCCTCGCAACGCAGTGCCTGTGGCAGGCGCGGCCAAAGACGATGGAGGTGCGGGTCGAGGGTGAACTCGGGCTGGGGGTCGGCGCGAAGGACGTTATCCTCGGGATCATCGGCAAGATTACCACCGACGGCGGCACCGGCCACGTGATCGAGTATCGCGGCTCGACGATCGAGCACTTCTCGATGGAAGAGCGGATGACCGTGTGCAACATGACGATCGAGGGCGGCGCGCGGGCGGGCATGATTGCGGCGGACCAGAAGACGGTCGATTACCTGCGCGGACGGCGCTACGTAGCGAGCGGCAAGGAGTTCGATCAGGCGGCGGCGCGCTGGCTCGGTTTTCGCACGGACGCGGGCGCGAAATTTGACAAGAGCGTCAGCTTCGATGCGGCCGCGTTCGCCCCGCAGGTGACTTGGGGGACTAACCCCGGGATGGTGACGGAGGTCACGGCGCGGGTGCCCGATCCGTCGAGTTTTGCGGATGCGCCGCAGCGGCGGGCGGCCGAGCTCGCGCTCGAATATATGGGGCTGCGGCCGGGCACGCCGATCGAGGAGATCGCGGTCGATCTGGTGTTTATCGGCTCATGCACGAATGCGCGAATCAGTGACCTGCAGGCGGCGGCGGCGATCGTCAAAGGACGCAAAGTCTCGTCGAAGGTCCGGGCGCTGGTCGTGCCGGGATCGCAGCAGGTCAAGGCCGCGGCTGAGAGTCTCGGGCTCGATCGGATCTTCGTCGAGGCCGGCTTCGAGTGGCGCGAGTCGGGTTGCAGCATGTGCCTGGGGATGAATCCGGATATTCTGGCGCCGGGCCAGCGCTCGGCGAGCACCTCGAATCGCAATTTCGAGGGGCGTCAGGGCAAGGGCGGCCGCACTCATCTTGTGAGTCCGATTATGGCGGCCGCGGCGGCGGTCACGGGCCACTTCGTCGACGTGCGCGAGTGGGCGAAGAGGTAG
- the fumC gene encoding class II fumarate hydratase: MAEGAKRVRVESDSMGKIEVPAEHYWGAQTERSLIHFAIAQDVMPRAMIRAFGILKRAAAEVNRDFNKLAPKLADLIVQAADEVIAGRLDAEFPLRIWQTGSGTQTNMNANEVISNRAIALAGGELGSKQPIHPNDHVNMSQSSNDTFPTAMHVAAAEELTHRLVPAVKGLIEALRRKQTEIADIVKIGRTHLMDAVPLTFGQEFSGYIAQLEYGIKRIEALLPEVMELAIGGTAVGTGLNTHPEFAERCAARIAQLTGLKFTSAPNKFAALAGHDALVAASGMLKALACALMKLANDLRWMGSGPRCGLGELVLPENEPGSSIMPGKVNPTQSEAMTMVCVQVMGNDAAIGFAGSQGNFELNVFKPVIIHNLLHSIRLLSDACGLFAEHCVEGLEVNRERIADYVANSLMLVTALSPHIGYDNAAKVAKKAHHEGTTLRAACLALNLLKPEEFDRYVVAEKMIAPEQ; encoded by the coding sequence ATGGCGGAAGGCGCTAAACGGGTTCGGGTTGAGAGCGACAGCATGGGCAAGATCGAAGTGCCGGCCGAGCATTACTGGGGCGCGCAGACCGAGCGCTCGCTAATCCATTTCGCGATTGCGCAGGACGTGATGCCGCGCGCGATGATCCGGGCCTTCGGCATCCTGAAGCGGGCCGCAGCCGAGGTCAATCGCGATTTCAACAAGCTGGCGCCGAAGCTGGCGGATTTGATCGTGCAGGCAGCGGACGAAGTGATTGCCGGCCGGCTCGACGCCGAGTTTCCGCTGCGCATCTGGCAGACCGGCAGCGGCACGCAGACCAACATGAATGCGAACGAGGTGATCTCGAATCGCGCGATCGCGCTGGCGGGCGGCGAGCTCGGCAGCAAACAGCCGATCCATCCGAACGATCACGTCAATATGTCGCAATCCTCGAACGACACGTTTCCCACCGCGATGCATGTGGCGGCGGCCGAAGAACTGACCCATCGGCTGGTCCCGGCGGTCAAGGGCTTAATCGAGGCGCTCAGGCGCAAGCAGACGGAGATCGCGGATATCGTCAAGATCGGCAGGACCCATCTGATGGATGCGGTGCCCCTGACCTTCGGGCAGGAGTTCTCGGGCTATATTGCGCAACTTGAGTACGGTATCAAGCGGATCGAAGCGCTACTGCCGGAGGTAATGGAGCTGGCGATCGGCGGCACCGCCGTCGGCACGGGCCTGAATACCCATCCGGAGTTCGCTGAGCGCTGCGCCGCGCGGATCGCGCAATTGACCGGGCTCAAGTTCACCTCGGCGCCGAACAAATTCGCAGCGCTGGCCGGGCATGACGCATTGGTGGCGGCCAGCGGGATGCTCAAGGCGCTGGCCTGCGCGCTGATGAAGCTTGCGAACGACCTGCGCTGGATGGGCTCGGGACCGCGCTGCGGCCTGGGCGAACTCGTACTGCCTGAGAATGAGCCGGGCTCCTCGATCATGCCCGGCAAGGTAAATCCGACCCAGTCGGAGGCGATGACCATGGTCTGCGTGCAGGTGATGGGCAATGACGCGGCGATCGGTTTCGCCGGCTCGCAGGGGAATTTCGAGCTGAACGTCTTCAAGCCGGTGATTATCCATAATCTGCTGCATTCGATCCGGCTGCTGAGCGACGCCTGCGGGCTCTTTGCGGAACATTGCGTCGAGGGACTCGAGGTGAATCGCGAACGGATCGCGGACTACGTCGCGAACTCGCTGATGCTGGTGACGGCGCTAAGTCCGCATATCGGTTACGATAATGCGGCCAAGGTCGCCAAGAAGGCCCATCATGAGGGCACGACCCTGAGGGCGGCCTGTCTGGCGCTGAATCTGCTTAAGCCCGAGGAGTTCGATCGTTACGTGGTGGCGGAGAAGATGATCGCGCCGGAGCAGTAA
- a CDS encoding ferredoxin family protein encodes MPWTITRLCIDCVDTGCVSVCPVDCIYEYVGEDRERFPNMLYIHPDECIDCGACEPECPWQAIFEEPAVPEIFNADIALNHATVDMADQFKVKTFVTTEHPTPDQIAANKAKWGWTDG; translated from the coding sequence ATGCCATGGACGATAACCCGCCTCTGTATTGATTGCGTGGACACCGGATGCGTCAGCGTATGCCCGGTCGATTGCATCTACGAGTATGTCGGCGAGGATCGCGAACGCTTTCCCAACATGCTCTATATCCATCCCGACGAGTGTATCGATTGCGGCGCCTGCGAGCCCGAATGCCCGTGGCAGGCGATCTTTGAGGAGCCGGCGGTCCCCGAAATCTTCAACGCCGACATCGCTCTCAATCACGCGACCGTCGATATGGCCGATCAGTTTAAGGTGAAAACCTTCGTCACTACCGAACATCCGACCCCGGATCAGATCGCCGCCAACAAGGCCAAGTGGGGCTGGACCGACGGCTGA